A genomic window from Triticum urartu cultivar G1812 chromosome 7, Tu2.1, whole genome shotgun sequence includes:
- the LOC125524874 gene encoding putative 4-hydroxy-4-methyl-2-oxoglutarate aldolase 3 produces MGSEKFPTPVADLCDANASLILAGELRILEPVFQPYGQCRSFSGRVVTMRVLEHNAGLRALLETPGEGRVLVLDGGGSKRCALIGGTLAEVGRGSGWAGAVVNGCVRDVDDVNGCAIGVRALASNPRKPGKSGATEMHVDVDVGGAVVRDGEWLYADSDGIIVCDREIYG; encoded by the coding sequence ATGGGTTCAGAGAAGTTCCCAACCCCTGTGGCCGACCTGTGCGACGCGAACGCCTCACTGATCCTCGCCGGCGAGCTGCGCATCCTGGAGCCCGTCTTCCAGCCGTACGGCCAGTGCAGGTCCTTCTCGGGCCGGGTGGTCACCATGCGCGTCCTCGAGCACAACGCGGGCCTGCGCGCGCTCCTGGAGACCCCCGGCGAGGGCCGCGTCCTGGTGCTTGACGGCGGTGGCAGCAAGCGGTGCGCGCTCATCGGCGGCACGCTGGCGGAGGTGGGGCGCGGCAGCGGCTGGGCGGGCGCTGTCGTGAACGGCTGCGTCCGCGACGTGGATGACGTGAACGGCTGCGCCATCGGCGTCCGCGCGCTCGCCAGCAACCCCCGCAAGCCCGGGAAGAGCGGCGCCACGGAGATGCACGTGGACGTCGACGTCGGCGGCGCCGTGGTCCGTGACGGGGAGTGGCTCTACGCGGACAGCGACGGCATCATTGTCTGCGACAGGGAGATCTACGGTTGA
- the LOC125519555 gene encoding LOW QUALITY PROTEIN: uncharacterized protein LOC125519555 (The sequence of the model RefSeq protein was modified relative to this genomic sequence to represent the inferred CDS: deleted 1 base in 1 codon; substituted 1 base at 1 genomic stop codon), producing MDALSTPVVPKLFDKEGTLALLGGLTPWTTSVNDWVMQDYEAKLWSFKYRIYLSMVDTSKTHPSGYIMGSVSKPPPLFTDNIAGATTTSGPSSTAPFPQSIATATAALRAQLNNLVTSMFATGMVDEYFXYLQSMDEDGSSGPGLVPEVINLFITNTNRILNDIVGLLNQPVDFNKVDDPVHQLKGCSCR from the exons ATGGATGCATTGTCCACTCCAGTCGTCCCTAAGTTGTTCGACAAGGAGGGTACACTTGCTTTATTGGGTGGCTTGACTCCCTGGACAACTTCTGTCAATGACTGGGTGATGCAAGATTACGAGGCTAAATTATGGTCCTTCAAGTACCGGATTTACCTGTCAATGGTGGATACATCAAAG ACTCATCCGTCCGGGTATATAATGGGCTCCGTCTCCAAGCCTCCTCCACTCTTCACCGATAACATCGCCGGAGCCACCACAACTTCGGGTCCCTCCAGCACC GCTCCTTTCCCCCAATCAATCGCCACGGCGACTGCCGCGCTCAGGGCCCAGTTGAACAACCTTGTCACATCCATGTTCGCCACA GGTATGGTGGATGAGTATTTCTAGTACTTGCAGTCGATGGATGAGGATGGCAGCTCAGGCCCAGGCTTGGTCCCTGAGGTCATCAACCTCTTCATCACCAACACCAACAGGATCCTCAACGACATCGTCGGCCTGCT GAACCAGCCCGTGGACTTCAACAAGGTCGACGACCCGGTGCATCAGCTCAAGGGGTGCAGCTGTAGGTGA
- the LOC125519557 gene encoding histidine-containing phosphotransfer protein 2-like, with the protein MAAAALRAQLNNLVTSMFAMGMVDEYFQCLQSMDEDGSSGPTLVPEVINLFIANTNRILNDIVGLLKQPVNFNKVNNLVHQLKGCSCRR; encoded by the exons ATGGCGGCTGCCGCGCTTAGGGCCCAGTTGAACAACCTTGTCACATCCATGTTCGCCATG GGTATGGTGGATGAGTATTTCCAGTGCTTGCAGTCGATGGACGAGGATGGCAGCTCAGGCCCAACCTTGGTCCCTGAGGTCATCAACCTCTTCATCGCCAACACCAACAGAATCCTCAACGACATCGTCGGCCTGCT GAAGCAGCCCGTGAACTTCAACAAGGTCAACAACCTGGTGCATCAGCTCAAGGGGTGCAGCTGCAGGCGATGA